The Lysinibacillus pakistanensis genome includes a window with the following:
- the deoB gene encoding phosphopentomutase, producing the protein MNKPFNKIHVVVLDSVGIGEAPDAANFGDVGAHTLGHIAEKMNGLTMPHMEALGLANIEPLQGMQAAVEPKAYYGKMQEASVGKDTMTGHWEIMGLNIDKPFKVYPEGFPAELIAELEKRTGRKVLCNKPASGTQVIEDFGKEHMETGAIIVYTSADPVLQIAAHEEIIPVEELYKICEIARELTLQPEYLVGRVIARPFIGTPGNFTRTSNRHDYALKPFGRTTMNVLKDAGFDVIAIGKISDIFNGEGVTDAVRTKNNMDGMDKFAEVVRRNFHGISFLNLVDFDANFGHRRDPLGYGNALQEFDARLPEITEAMTEDDLLIITADHGNDPTFHGTDHTREFVPLIIYSPRFNGGHELALRETFADIAATIAENFNVEAPAFGKSFLNELK; encoded by the coding sequence ATGAATAAACCATTTAATAAAATTCATGTAGTAGTTTTGGACTCAGTGGGAATTGGTGAAGCTCCAGACGCAGCAAACTTTGGCGATGTTGGTGCACATACACTTGGTCATATCGCTGAAAAAATGAATGGGCTTACAATGCCACATATGGAGGCTTTGGGCTTAGCGAATATTGAACCACTACAAGGTATGCAGGCAGCAGTAGAACCAAAAGCATACTATGGAAAAATGCAGGAAGCATCAGTTGGTAAAGATACAATGACTGGACATTGGGAAATCATGGGGCTAAATATTGATAAACCCTTTAAAGTGTATCCGGAAGGGTTCCCTGCAGAATTAATTGCGGAGCTCGAAAAACGCACAGGCCGTAAAGTACTGTGTAACAAACCTGCAAGTGGTACACAAGTCATCGAGGACTTTGGTAAGGAGCATATGGAGACAGGTGCCATTATTGTTTATACCTCAGCTGACCCAGTTCTGCAAATTGCTGCACATGAAGAAATTATTCCTGTGGAGGAGCTCTATAAAATTTGTGAAATTGCACGTGAGCTAACGCTTCAACCAGAATATTTAGTTGGTCGTGTTATAGCCCGTCCATTTATCGGTACGCCTGGGAACTTCACACGTACATCTAATCGTCATGACTACGCGTTAAAGCCTTTTGGTCGTACAACGATGAATGTATTAAAGGATGCAGGCTTTGATGTAATCGCTATCGGCAAAATCTCTGATATTTTCAACGGTGAAGGTGTCACAGATGCAGTTCGTACGAAAAATAATATGGATGGTATGGATAAATTTGCGGAGGTTGTGCGCCGTAATTTCCACGGGATTAGCTTCTTAAACTTAGTAGACTTTGATGCCAATTTCGGACATCGCCGTGATCCATTAGGCTATGGAAATGCATTACAGGAATTCGATGCTCGATTACCAGAAATTACTGAGGCTATGACAGAGGATGATTTGCTAATTATTACAGCCGACCACGGAAATGATCCAACATTCCATGGTACAGATCATACACGCGAATTTGTACCATTAATTATCTATTCACCACGTTTTAATGGTGGACATGAGCTTGCTCTGCGCGAAACGTTTGCAGATATTGCAGCAACAATTGCTGAAAATTTCAACGTTGAAGCACCAGCATTCGGTAAAAGTTTCTTAAATGAACTGAAATAG
- the spoIIAB gene encoding anti-sigma F factor: MDNEMTLTFLAISENEALARVAVTGFIAQLDPTIDELSEFKTVVSEAVSNAIIHGYEEDGKGVVTVHAKREDDIVTVSVMDKGTGIEDVSRAMEPLFTTKSALERSGMGFTIMDSFSDQLTVMSKWQEGTTVTFTKKFYSVRTPVM, translated from the coding sequence ATGGATAATGAAATGACATTAACTTTTTTAGCAATTAGTGAAAATGAAGCTTTGGCACGTGTAGCTGTAACGGGCTTTATCGCACAATTAGATCCAACAATTGATGAGCTATCTGAATTTAAAACGGTTGTTTCAGAGGCTGTTTCCAATGCTATTATTCATGGCTATGAAGAGGATGGCAAAGGCGTTGTTACAGTTCATGCAAAGCGTGAGGATGATATTGTTACTGTGTCTGTTATGGATAAAGGTACTGGTATAGAAGATGTGAGCCGTGCAATGGAGCCGTTATTTACCACGAAAAGCGCATTAGAGCGTTCAGGCATGGGCTTCACAATTATGGATAGTTTTTCTGATCAATTAACAGTCATGTCTAAATGGCAAGAGGGCACAACGGTTACATTTACCAAGAAATTTTACTCGGTTCGCACACCGGTAATGTGA
- a CDS encoding NUDIX domain-containing protein, producing the protein MKKFEEKTIKTTAIYDGKIVKLQIDDVTLPNGQVAKREIIKHPGAVAVIAVTAEGKLVLVEQYRKALERSIIEIPAGKLEPGEEPIVTARRELEEETGYGAQSFTFLQAFATSPGFADEVIHLFIAKDLYKIDNKADLDEDEFVELLEVSLEEAQQMIVDGRIYDAKTAFAVLWLATQ; encoded by the coding sequence ATGAAAAAGTTTGAGGAAAAAACAATAAAGACTACAGCTATTTATGACGGAAAAATTGTGAAGCTACAAATTGATGATGTCACATTACCAAATGGACAGGTGGCGAAACGTGAAATTATTAAGCATCCAGGAGCCGTAGCGGTGATTGCTGTTACTGCTGAGGGTAAATTAGTGTTAGTAGAGCAGTATCGTAAAGCTCTTGAACGGTCAATTATTGAAATTCCAGCTGGGAAGCTTGAACCTGGTGAGGAGCCAATAGTGACAGCACGTCGAGAGTTAGAGGAGGAAACGGGCTATGGTGCTCAAAGCTTTACCTTTTTACAAGCATTCGCAACTTCTCCAGGCTTTGCAGATGAGGTGATTCATCTTTTTATCGCAAAAGATTTATATAAAATTGACAATAAAGCAGATTTAGATGAAGATGAGTTTGTCGAATTATTAGAAGTTTCGTTGGAAGAAGCCCAACAGATGATTGTAGATGGGCGTATATATGATGCTAAAACAGCGTTTGCAGTACTTTGGCTTGCGACACAATAA
- the spoIIAA gene encoding anti-sigma F factor antagonist produces the protein MHFQLEMVTRETVVIRLFGELDHHAVEQIRAKISTAIFQGAVSTIIWNLEGLSFMDSSGVGLVLGRMRELEAVAGRTILLNPSPTMRKVFQFSGLGPWMMDATEEEAIERVRGIVNG, from the coding sequence ATGCATTTTCAATTAGAAATGGTAACAAGAGAGACTGTGGTAATACGGTTATTTGGGGAGCTCGATCATCATGCGGTAGAGCAAATTCGAGCAAAAATTTCTACAGCCATTTTTCAAGGAGCTGTATCGACAATTATTTGGAACCTAGAGGGACTTTCCTTTATGGATAGCTCAGGTGTAGGTTTAGTACTTGGTCGGATGCGTGAGTTAGAGGCAGTGGCTGGTCGAACAATTTTATTAAATCCATCGCCGACAATGCGAAAAGTATTTCAATTTTCAGGTCTAGGGCCATGGATGATGGATGCAACAGAAGAAGAAGCGATTGAACGAGTTAGGGGGATTGTAAATGGATAA
- the xerD gene encoding site-specific tyrosine recombinase XerD: MNEFQYAIEDYIHFIQVERQLSDNTLASYRRDLETYVSFLQEVEAMSDFRKVERTIILRHLEQLRMQGKTSRTVARHISSIRSFHQFLLREKRAETDPTVHLEMPTIEQKLPNILSIEEIEALLMAPNRSKPQGVRDVAMLELLYGSGMRISELIALDISDIHLTMGFVRVFGKGGKERIIPLGKSALSALNHYLNSARGQLQGKYPKTDAFFINQRGKRLTRQGCWKLMKEHALKAGIQHELTPHTLRHSFATHLVENGADLRAVQEMLGHADISTTQIYTHISKTRLSEVYKQFHPRA, encoded by the coding sequence ATGAATGAATTTCAATATGCAATAGAGGATTACATCCATTTTATCCAAGTTGAACGGCAGTTATCTGACAATACTTTAGCATCCTATCGCCGAGATTTAGAAACGTATGTGAGTTTTTTGCAGGAAGTAGAGGCAATGTCAGATTTCCGCAAGGTGGAGAGAACAATCATTTTACGTCATTTGGAGCAATTACGGATGCAGGGGAAGACAAGTCGTACCGTTGCCCGCCATATCTCCTCTATCCGTAGCTTCCACCAATTTTTACTGCGAGAAAAGCGTGCTGAAACAGACCCAACAGTGCATTTAGAAATGCCAACAATTGAGCAAAAGCTACCAAATATCCTTTCTATTGAAGAAATTGAAGCATTATTAATGGCACCTAATCGCAGCAAGCCTCAGGGTGTGCGTGATGTGGCTATGCTGGAATTGTTATATGGCTCAGGGATGCGAATTAGTGAGCTAATTGCATTGGACATATCAGATATTCATCTAACAATGGGCTTTGTCCGCGTTTTCGGTAAGGGAGGAAAGGAGCGTATTATCCCCCTTGGAAAAAGCGCTCTTTCTGCATTAAATCATTATTTAAATAGTGCTCGTGGTCAATTACAAGGAAAATACCCAAAAACCGATGCTTTTTTTATCAATCAACGAGGGAAACGTTTAACAAGACAGGGTTGTTGGAAATTAATGAAGGAGCATGCTTTAAAGGCAGGCATTCAACATGAATTAACACCACACACATTGCGTCATTCATTTGCAACGCATTTAGTAGAAAACGGTGCGGATTTACGAGCCGTGCAGGAGATGCTTGGTCATGCGGATATTTCCACAACACAAATCTATACACATATTAGTAAAACAAGACTATCAGAAGTTTATAAGCAGTTTCATCCACGAGCTTAA
- a CDS encoding thymidine phosphorylase has translation MNMAQLFEKKKQGKELSQAEIQYFVEGYTTGSIPDYQASSLLMAIRLLGMTDDETFYLTKAMIESGDVIDLTSIEGFKIDKHSTGGVGDKVTLIVTPIIAALGIPVAKFSGKGLGITGGTIDKLESIRGLKTELSSQEFIDNVNKHKIAVAGQTGNLVPADKKLYALRDVTGTVDSIPLIAASIMSKKIASGADGIVLDVKCGSGAFMKTEQEAQVLADTMTAIGEKLGRKVVAHISDMDNPLGKMIGNKLEVVEAYALLKGHMDETHEDLLEECTIISSLMYQVAAGVNEPEATAAVKRVLEDGSAAAKFEEFIVAQGGDLDDIVQKDTMNKVAVKAPAEGTIATVNALLIGEASVSLGAGRLTKESELDYDAGIQLLAKKGDHVSKGEAIAYLYSNREIDEEAMDKVQKAFTIA, from the coding sequence ATGAATATGGCACAGCTGTTTGAAAAGAAAAAACAAGGCAAGGAGCTATCACAGGCTGAAATTCAGTATTTTGTAGAAGGCTATACTACTGGTTCAATCCCTGACTATCAAGCAAGCTCTTTACTAATGGCAATTCGATTATTGGGTATGACAGATGATGAAACATTTTATTTAACAAAGGCAATGATAGAATCCGGTGATGTAATTGATTTAACATCTATTGAAGGCTTTAAAATAGACAAACACTCAACTGGTGGAGTAGGTGATAAAGTTACACTTATTGTCACACCAATAATTGCTGCATTAGGTATTCCGGTAGCAAAATTTAGTGGTAAGGGTCTGGGGATCACTGGGGGAACGATCGATAAATTAGAATCTATTCGAGGGCTTAAGACGGAGCTTTCCTCACAGGAATTTATCGACAATGTCAATAAACATAAAATTGCGGTGGCTGGTCAGACAGGTAATCTTGTCCCTGCTGACAAAAAGCTGTATGCGTTGCGAGATGTGACAGGTACTGTCGATTCCATTCCGCTAATTGCAGCATCAATTATGAGTAAGAAAATTGCAAGTGGTGCTGACGGCATTGTATTAGATGTTAAATGCGGTTCAGGAGCATTTATGAAGACGGAACAGGAAGCTCAAGTTTTAGCTGACACGATGACTGCAATTGGTGAAAAGCTAGGACGAAAAGTTGTTGCTCATATAAGCGATATGGATAATCCGTTAGGTAAAATGATTGGAAATAAGCTAGAAGTAGTTGAGGCTTATGCGTTACTTAAAGGTCATATGGATGAGACACATGAGGATCTTCTTGAGGAATGTACAATTATCTCCTCATTAATGTACCAGGTTGCAGCTGGTGTAAATGAACCAGAGGCAACAGCAGCCGTGAAGCGTGTGTTAGAGGACGGTTCAGCAGCAGCAAAATTTGAAGAATTTATTGTGGCACAGGGCGGCGATTTAGACGATATTGTGCAGAAAGATACAATGAATAAAGTAGCTGTCAAAGCGCCTGCTGAAGGCACTATAGCAACAGTTAATGCCCTGTTAATCGGTGAAGCTAGTGTTTCACTTGGTGCGGGTCGATTAACGAAGGAATCGGAGCTTGATTACGACGCTGGTATCCAATTGCTTGCCAAAAAAGGTGATCATGTAAGTAAGGGCGAGGCGATTGCTTATTTATATTCAAATCGCGAAATTGATGAGGAAGCAATGGATAAAGTACAGAAAGCTTTTACAATTGCATAA
- a CDS encoding Fur family transcriptional regulator: MESRIDRIKKQLHSASYKLTPQREATVAVLLEHEEDHLSAEDVYLLVKEKAPEIGLATVYRTLELLTELKIVDKINFGDGVSRYDLRQEGAAHFHHHLVCIECGAVDEIQEDLLEDVEAVVEKRWNFIIKDHRLTFHGICWRCHDKNDESNEEK; the protein is encoded by the coding sequence ATGGAGAGCCGAATTGACCGAATAAAAAAACAGTTGCATAGTGCAAGTTATAAGCTGACGCCGCAGCGAGAAGCAACAGTTGCTGTACTGCTTGAGCACGAAGAAGACCACTTAAGTGCAGAAGATGTGTATCTTTTAGTAAAAGAAAAGGCACCTGAGATTGGTCTAGCCACTGTCTATAGAACGTTAGAGTTACTAACTGAGCTCAAAATTGTCGACAAAATCAACTTTGGCGATGGCGTATCACGCTATGATTTACGCCAAGAAGGTGCTGCGCATTTCCACCATCATCTGGTTTGTATCGAATGTGGTGCGGTAGATGAAATTCAAGAAGATTTACTTGAAGATGTGGAAGCTGTTGTTGAAAAACGTTGGAACTTTATCATTAAGGATCACCGACTAACTTTCCACGGCATTTGCTGGCGCTGTCATGATAAAAACGACGAATCGAATGAAGAAAAATAA